Proteins encoded within one genomic window of Kaistia algarum:
- a CDS encoding allophanate hydrolase, translating into MTLPWSTATGSLDLTTLGRLYRNGSLTPSAVVDAVYDRIAARGDDHVWIHLAPRDSLLAQAAKLEQAGPTEDPLWGIPFSVKDCNDVPGMPTTNALPQMAYVPETTGQSMQRLLDSGALCLGKVNMDQFGIGLVGVRTPYGACSSVFHEDFISGGSSSGSGVSVGAGLVSFSVANDAAGSGRVPAAFNNIVGLKPTPGLISNSAVSGGGSLKSAETMTVFALTVEDAVTVGKRMAGYDPAYEFSKPEADQVDLVVGPIPPRFRFGVPAGAALRFFGDVEAAKLFDTAIARLEAMGGTRVEVDFTPFEETQKLLYGGPFIAERAIAMDSVVEKYRDVIHPVTLQILETSSDYSAKDVFAAMHRVAALKRDTRAAWTDIDVLLVPTTPTIYRKDEILADPIRLNAQLGIYTNFVNLMGLCGVAVPNGFRPDGLPQGVTFLAPTWQDAKAASYAAAFQKRTGLTLGATGNSLPD; encoded by the coding sequence ATGACACTGCCCTGGTCTACCGCCACCGGCTCGCTCGACCTCACGACGCTCGGCCGGCTCTATCGCAACGGCTCGCTGACGCCGAGCGCGGTGGTCGACGCCGTCTATGACCGCATCGCCGCGCGCGGCGACGACCATGTCTGGATTCATCTGGCGCCGCGCGACAGCCTGCTTGCCCAGGCCGCCAAGCTGGAGCAAGCCGGGCCGACGGAAGATCCGCTCTGGGGCATTCCGTTCTCGGTCAAGGATTGCAACGACGTGCCCGGCATGCCGACGACCAACGCCCTGCCGCAGATGGCCTATGTTCCCGAGACGACCGGCCAGTCGATGCAGCGCCTCCTCGATTCCGGTGCGCTCTGCCTCGGCAAGGTCAATATGGACCAGTTCGGCATCGGTCTTGTGGGCGTCAGGACGCCCTATGGCGCCTGCTCTTCAGTATTCCACGAGGACTTCATCTCCGGCGGATCGAGCTCGGGCTCGGGCGTCTCGGTCGGTGCCGGGCTGGTCTCGTTCTCGGTCGCCAACGACGCCGCCGGCTCGGGACGCGTTCCGGCCGCCTTCAACAACATTGTCGGCCTGAAACCAACGCCGGGCCTCATCTCCAATTCCGCCGTCTCCGGCGGCGGCAGCTTGAAGAGCGCCGAGACGATGACCGTCTTCGCGCTCACCGTCGAGGACGCCGTCACCGTCGGCAAGCGCATGGCCGGCTACGATCCGGCCTACGAATTCTCGAAGCCGGAAGCCGATCAGGTAGACCTCGTCGTCGGCCCGATCCCGCCGCGCTTCCGTTTCGGCGTCCCGGCCGGCGCCGCGCTGCGCTTCTTCGGTGACGTGGAGGCGGCTAAGCTCTTCGATACAGCGATCGCCCGGCTGGAAGCGATGGGCGGCACGCGGGTCGAGGTTGATTTCACGCCGTTTGAGGAGACGCAGAAGCTGCTCTATGGCGGGCCGTTCATCGCCGAGCGGGCCATCGCGATGGATAGCGTCGTCGAAAAATACCGCGACGTCATCCACCCGGTGACGCTGCAGATCCTGGAAACCAGTTCCGACTACAGCGCCAAGGATGTGTTCGCCGCCATGCACCGTGTCGCGGCGCTGAAGCGCGACACCCGCGCCGCCTGGACCGATATCGATGTGCTGCTGGTGCCGACGACACCGACGATCTACCGCAAAGACGAGATCCTCGCCGATCCGATCCGCCTCAATGCCCAACTCGGCATCTATACGAATTTCGTCAATCTGATGGGCCTTTGCGGCGTCGCCGTACCGAACGGCTTCCGTCCCGACGGCCTGCCGCAAGGCGTCACTTTCCTGGCCCCGACCTGGCAGGACGCGAAGGCGGCGAGCTATGCGGCAGCCTTCCAGAAGCGGACGGGATTGACGCTCGGCGCGACGGGCAATTCGCTGCCGGACTGA
- a CDS encoding carbohydrate ABC transporter permease, with the protein MAASPASIRQRRSGLRFTDRRKLFLFCLAVPAVIYVIVVALYPLAQGILYSFYDYNLLRRGGRMVFVGLDNYVELLTDATGQRALINTFAFTFGAVFFEFIFGLGLAMLLWRDGRFNRIALAFLLIPVTITPLVVGLIFRALLAVDYGYIGYYLAEWGITSPRGLFAGTTTALPTLIFIDIWEWTPLVALILLAGLKSLPGDILEAASADGATAWQRFRLVILPLLLPTVFLALVLRMMDAFRVFDSIFVTTGGGPADATNSLMVYGVKQGLQFFNIGYASAIGNVTILCIAFIAAVFALLIRRADVRANET; encoded by the coding sequence CGGCGGTCATCTATGTTATCGTCGTCGCGCTCTATCCGCTGGCGCAGGGCATCCTCTATTCGTTTTACGACTACAATCTGCTGCGCCGTGGTGGGCGGATGGTGTTTGTCGGACTCGACAATTATGTCGAGCTTCTGACCGATGCGACCGGCCAGCGGGCGCTGATCAACACCTTCGCCTTCACCTTCGGCGCCGTGTTTTTCGAGTTCATCTTCGGCCTGGGGCTCGCCATGCTGCTCTGGCGCGACGGGCGCTTCAATCGCATCGCACTCGCCTTCCTGCTGATCCCGGTGACGATAACGCCGCTGGTCGTCGGCCTGATCTTCCGCGCGCTGCTCGCCGTCGACTACGGCTATATCGGCTATTATCTCGCCGAATGGGGCATCACCTCGCCGCGCGGGCTCTTCGCCGGGACGACCACCGCGCTGCCCACCCTGATCTTCATCGACATCTGGGAGTGGACGCCGCTGGTCGCGCTCATCCTGCTCGCCGGCCTCAAGTCGCTGCCGGGCGACATTCTTGAAGCGGCATCGGCCGATGGCGCCACGGCGTGGCAGCGCTTCCGCCTCGTCATCCTCCCGCTGCTGCTGCCGACCGTCTTCCTTGCCCTGGTGCTCCGGATGATGGACGCCTTCCGCGTCTTCGATTCGATCTTCGTCACCACGGGCGGCGGACCGGCCGATGCCACCAATTCGCTGATGGTCTATGGCGTGAAGCAGGGCCTGCAGTTCTTCAACATCGGCTATGCCTCGGCGATCGGCAATGTGACGATCCTCTGCATTGCCTTCATCGCCGCCGTCTTCGCCCTTCTGATCCGCCGCGCCGATGTGAGGGCGAACGAGACATGA
- a CDS encoding FAD-dependent oxidoreductase, producing MTIPVTIIGAGLGGLVLARVLHIHGIAATIYEAEPSPMARTQGGMLDIHVADGQFALETAGLTEAFRAIVHPGGEASRVLDKSGTLLLDQPDDGNGGRPEVLRGELREILIRSLPEATIQWGRKVSEARPLGGGLHEVTFADGSTVRSGLLVGADGAWSKIRPLLSQAKPEYVGISFVETFLHDVDARHPASAEAAGGGALFAMAPGKGIFAHREPSATLHTYVALKRPAEWFTAIDFGDAEATRIRIAAEFGGWAPALTALVTDGEFPPTLRMIHALPVDHRWDRVAGVTLVGDAAHLAAPAGEGANLAMLDGAELGMAILAHPNDIEAALTAYETAMFPRSAAAAADALQILDLCLGDRAPFGLIEFFTSARP from the coding sequence ATGACGATACCGGTCACGATCATCGGCGCCGGCCTCGGCGGCCTTGTCCTCGCCCGCGTCCTGCACATCCACGGCATTGCCGCTACGATCTACGAGGCTGAGCCTTCGCCGATGGCCCGCACGCAGGGCGGGATGCTCGACATCCACGTGGCCGACGGCCAGTTCGCGCTCGAAACGGCGGGGCTGACCGAAGCGTTTCGCGCGATCGTCCACCCGGGCGGCGAAGCGTCCCGCGTGCTGGACAAGAGCGGAACGCTGCTGCTCGACCAGCCTGATGACGGCAATGGTGGCCGGCCCGAAGTGCTCCGTGGGGAGCTGCGCGAAATCCTGATTCGCTCGCTCCCCGAGGCGACGATCCAATGGGGCCGCAAGGTCAGCGAAGCCCGACCCCTCGGCGGCGGCCTGCACGAAGTCACTTTCGCCGATGGATCGACCGTGCGGAGCGGCCTGCTGGTGGGCGCTGATGGTGCCTGGTCGAAAATCCGTCCGCTCTTGTCGCAAGCAAAGCCCGAATATGTCGGAATTTCCTTCGTCGAAACCTTCCTGCACGACGTTGATGCCCGGCATCCGGCGTCGGCCGAAGCCGCCGGCGGTGGAGCCTTGTTCGCCATGGCCCCGGGAAAGGGGATCTTTGCGCATCGCGAGCCGTCAGCCACGCTCCACACCTATGTCGCGCTGAAACGACCCGCCGAATGGTTCACCGCAATCGACTTCGGCGATGCCGAGGCGACGAGAATTCGTATCGCGGCCGAATTCGGTGGCTGGGCGCCGGCGTTGACCGCCCTGGTCACGGATGGCGAGTTTCCGCCCACGCTGCGCATGATCCATGCGCTGCCGGTCGATCACCGATGGGACCGCGTCGCCGGCGTGACGCTCGTGGGGGACGCCGCTCATCTGGCGGCGCCGGCGGGCGAAGGCGCGAATCTTGCCATGCTCGACGGCGCCGAGCTTGGAATGGCGATCCTGGCCCATCCCAATGACATCGAGGCGGCGCTCACCGCCTACGAGACGGCGATGTTCCCCCGCAGTGCCGCAGCTGCCGCCGACGCGCTGCAGATTCTCGACCTATGCCTCGGCGATCGCGCGCCCTTCGGACTCATCGAGTTCTTTACAAGCGCTCGGCCGTAA
- a CDS encoding carbohydrate ABC transporter permease, whose translation MIPVLWLVATAYKPPKDMFSSPPTFIFEPTLHNFQRVFEVFDVWSLLKSSIIISVGSAVLSLLLGVPAGYALARSNSRYAIWVAYFFLAIRIVPIIATLIPFYLMMRDIGLLGTWWAVILINTTLNCAFVTWMMFSYFRSLPSDMEEAALTDGCTLWGAFYRVALPTVVPGIIASALFCVMFSWNDFLVAMFLTNMDSKPLSVALLAAFGTKDITWGTLGALAHFSTIPIMLMALFLNRYFVQGLTRGVH comes from the coding sequence ATGATCCCGGTGCTCTGGCTCGTGGCGACCGCCTACAAGCCGCCGAAGGACATGTTCTCCTCGCCGCCGACTTTCATCTTCGAGCCGACGCTGCACAATTTCCAGCGCGTTTTCGAAGTGTTCGACGTCTGGTCGCTCCTGAAGTCGAGTATCATCATCTCGGTCGGTTCGGCGGTGCTGTCGCTGCTGCTCGGCGTTCCCGCCGGCTATGCGCTGGCCCGGTCCAATTCGCGCTACGCGATCTGGGTCGCCTATTTCTTTCTGGCGATCCGCATTGTGCCGATCATCGCGACGCTCATCCCGTTCTATCTGATGATGCGCGACATCGGCCTGCTCGGCACCTGGTGGGCCGTCATCCTGATCAACACGACGCTGAACTGCGCCTTCGTGACGTGGATGATGTTCTCCTATTTCCGCTCGCTCCCGTCGGACATGGAAGAAGCGGCGCTCACCGATGGTTGCACGCTCTGGGGGGCGTTCTACCGCGTAGCGCTGCCGACCGTGGTGCCGGGCATCATCGCTTCGGCGCTCTTCTGCGTCATGTTCTCGTGGAACGACTTCTTGGTCGCCATGTTCCTGACCAACATGGATTCGAAGCCGCTCTCCGTGGCGCTGCTCGCCGCGTTCGGGACGAAGGACATCACCTGGGGAACGCTTGGCGCGCTCGCCCATTTCTCGACCATCCCGATCATGCTGATGGCGCTGTTCCTGAACCGCTATTTCGTCCAGGGGCTGACGCGCGGCGTGCATTAA
- a CDS encoding TetR/AcrR family transcriptional regulator, with protein sequence MTSGAQRTQRRSQALSKEKIVEAAVGILDRDGEDGLTFRALAARLATGSGAIYWHVADKNELLAAAADEVMAGVMVGGAESADPREAIRTFALGVFDAIDVHPWVGAQIFREPWRPVTLGMFERIGRWVQALGAPEHSLFGCASALANYILGVAAQNAANARLHVAGTDRSAFLSMVAERWTEHDPAQFPFVHRIAAKMRDHDDREQFLAGIDLLLAGIGTIR encoded by the coding sequence ATGACAAGCGGAGCCCAGCGCACTCAGAGGCGGTCACAAGCGCTTTCGAAGGAGAAGATCGTCGAGGCGGCGGTCGGGATCCTCGATCGCGACGGCGAGGACGGCCTGACTTTCCGTGCGCTTGCGGCTCGCCTCGCCACCGGCAGCGGGGCGATCTACTGGCATGTCGCGGACAAGAACGAGCTGCTCGCTGCAGCGGCCGACGAGGTCATGGCCGGCGTGATGGTTGGGGGGGCCGAAAGTGCCGACCCGCGAGAGGCGATCCGCACCTTTGCCCTCGGCGTGTTCGATGCAATCGATGTGCATCCCTGGGTGGGCGCTCAGATCTTCCGCGAGCCGTGGCGTCCGGTCACGCTCGGCATGTTCGAGAGGATCGGTCGGTGGGTGCAGGCGCTTGGCGCTCCCGAACACTCGCTCTTCGGCTGCGCTTCGGCGCTGGCGAACTACATTCTCGGCGTCGCCGCGCAGAATGCCGCCAATGCGCGCCTGCATGTCGCCGGCACTGACCGGTCAGCCTTCCTCTCCATGGTGGCGGAGCGGTGGACGGAGCACGATCCCGCCCAATTTCCGTTCGTGCATCGGATCGCGGCGAAGATGCGCGATCATGACGACCGCGAGCAGTTCCTCGCGGGTATCGATCTCCTTCTCGCGGGCATCGGAACCATCCGATAG